The window TTTCTGAATAACTcggaggcaaagaaaaaaaaattgactcaaaCCTGGGGATTCTGCAGGAAGGTATCACGGTTGTTATAGCATCCTCCAGAGCGATTCATCAGGGGATCATCATTCACAGTCCAACATCCCAGCATTGATTGCAGCTCCTTGCGGCCAAAAATAGAGTTGTTCACATTGCGGCAGACATACACTGCATGAAAGTTTCGGCAAAAGTCCTCCAGGCTTACCCTGaatggaaggagcacaggaaagaAATGAAGATGATAGTTAATACATAACCCTGTAGTTCCATGTAGAAACCCCAATATTTGCAGCTCAGAAAACCTCTCCTCACCAAAACTCTCCATCATCAGACATAACAAGCCCCAGGGTCTTGCGATCTGCTGCAGTCAGTTGCTGCCATTCTTCAGAACTAAAGGAAAATAAACAACAAAGCATTGAGCTGTTCTGCTTGTCATTGACTTTCTGCAGTAAACATGGTGCCAAAGCAACAAAATGCATGAGGATTCGGCCTGCTTTGTCTCACTTCTGGCTGAGTCACAGACCTGATGTCTGACAAGAGCCCACTGACGTCACTGAGCATTGAGAGCCCCCTAGCTATCTGGAGGGATGAACTTGGGAGAACCACAGGGCTTTGGGGAAGTAGCAGTCAAAGTGGAATGCCACTTACATTTCACTCCAGGGGCCACTCCATTCCTGTCTTCCCAAGGGGTTTCTCAGGCGAATCATGTACAGCTTCTCAGTACTGAAGACCTCCACAAGTCTCTCTCCAAGACGGATCTTACGAATATCAGTCATGGTGTAGGTATGGCCCTTCAGCAGACCCCAATCAGTTTCAACTTCCTGTTCCTCCTGAGTGGGAGGCTAAGAGAAAGATACATACATAAGGACACAAGAATTGAGAGACTCAGATCCTTTGGCTCCCCTTCTTCCTTGATTGGTTTACCCCAGTATGGTTGAAGCTCATTTTCCCTATGCAGATGAAAATTTGATCCTGACACCTAAGTTGACACAAAATAAGTGaagcaaaggaaataataaagaaagtACTATAACAGCCTCACTTAAGCAATTCCGATTCAAACTACCCACTGTAGTGCACTGATATAAACTTCATCAAACTTTCTTGGGGTTGGTTGATTCCTTGCGTAAGCAGCTGTAATTTCAATATGGAGCAGAGGCAGGAGGAATCAAGGCGAAGGACTATTTACATCAGCTGGGATGCTGCATTTGCCCTCAGGGGGATGACtggtacaaaagaatgaaaagttAAAGTTCCTCAGTCTCTGCACCAGGGCCCAATTCGTACGTTAGTTTTCTGACCTCCATAATGACTTTTCATGGAGCTctgggttaaggctatgtttccTACTAAAATCTGTAGTATCCACTGCCAGGGGTGAGTATAGAGTGGTTGTTTCTGGGTGAACACAAACCTCAATGGAGCAGCAGATCAGACCTCCTTTGGTAAacgttttcttcagttctttgaacaGCTTGTACTTCTCCTCAACAAGCTCAGTGTATCTGCCCTTATTCATGTCAACAGTTTCAGCCACCGTGCCAGTGAAGTCCACAATGATATCAGTGGTGGTCAAACTGTCTAGGGCCTCATAGCAGCCCAGCAGCCTAGGGGCAAAAATGTAAAGTTCTCTTTCTAAAAGTATTTTTACAGGTTAAGGAAGTGATGTTCCCAAGAATTAGAAAAGTCTCCCTCCCCTGGCTTTACCAGCTGGCTTTTCTCTAGGTATGGAATGAGAGATATTGAGATTATAATCAGAAAATTCTAGGCTTAAACTATGTTGATAAAGGATAGGCTGAGCAGAGATTTCTTTCTACAGGTAGATATTAAAGACAAGGAGAAAACTTGAAGCCATAATCCTATGCGATTTGCGGATTAGCTGCAAGAAGGGGCACATAGGAAAAAGTAGGGAATTCTAAACAAACGATTTTTCCTATCTTGGATTTCTCAGGGCCAATCCTAGGCCCAAAATAATGCCTTGGATTTCACAGAGATTCTACCAAACTTAAACTCAGGGGTCAGGCTGGGAGAAAATGAACTCCCAAGGATGAGTGTAGCTTTCCTTTCTTCGTGTGCCCTGACCACCATCTAGTCAACCTCCTTCCTTACTTGGCATAAGCTTTTTCCATTAGAGCATTCCAAAACTCATTCATGGAGGTGGAGAAGGAAAAGACCAGATCTCCATTGATGGTGGGCAGCAGGTCATCAATCACCACCTCAGTCCATTCTCCAAAATGCCAGAAACGGAAGCGGAATATTCCAGCATATTTATTTGGTTTTCGAGGGTCCCATTCTTGTTCCTTAGGGTGGGGGATTGTCTACAAAGGTAAAGAACATCCCATAAAATGTCATTCAACAGATATTGATACAATTAACTCCTGACAAATCCATGTGGCAATAGGAAGCATACCAAATACATCTGGTTTGAGACTACCTGGGGAAGTTGCACGTAGGGTACTTTGTCCACAACTTTTACTTCCCCATTTCAGTTTTGGTAAGGATGTTATTACCATGGCTGCCCTGAATGCACACAGGAGTACAGAGGGTGGCTGGGGACAGCCAGTAAGGGGTTAAACAGCTTCTACAGACAATATACCAACTAGATGATGAGGCATGGACTGTACAAGCATAGTCATGGCTGTATCTATAACTATTAAACAAGACATTTTACAAAACAACCAATCAAATCACAAGGCCCACTGTGCTGTAAGTTTTTAAAAAGGGGCCATCTTATAGATTTCATGTATTCATACCTTGAATAAAATTCAATGTAAGGCCTTCTCCTTTTTACATCGCCTTTTTACATCACAATTACACATTAATCTTCTAAAATGATTTTTCTAGGGAAAATGCTCTTAACTTTTTCCCAGATCAAATTAACACTTCATTGCCTTGAACTCTACTGAGTACCAAAGGGATTTTTGCATTATTAATAATTTATTAGAACCTTTTCGTGTGTCTCTTTCCATCTTTCTCACCTTTCCTGTTGTTCAGATCTGTTAGTGACTTCCTAGCCCCTACTGAATATATACCCCAGGAGGTATAAAGACTAATCGTATGCAGAGATATTGAGTCTAGTGGTaataaaagatcaataaaattggcaCACAGGATAagtttagggcagtgaaactgttCTATATGAGACTGTATTGGTGGACACGTGTTAATctgtatttgtcaaaactcataggaTTGTCCAACACAAAGAATGAACCCTAATGTAATCCacggactttagttaataataatgtatcaacactagttcatcagttgtaacaaatgtaccacactaaacgtaagatgttaataatagaaaGAGTGAGTGGAGGGGATTGGGGTATGTGGGAACTCTCTGttctttctgcacaatttttccgtaaacctaaaactgttaaaaaaaaaaaaagtgtattaaaaagaaaagatcaacTATTCCATGTGGCAAAGCAAGCAGAGTAAAATGTTACTGATAGAATCTAGATGGATATATGAGTCTTCactgtaaaattctttcaactCTTTTGTAGTTGtgatgttttcataataaaacgGGGGATAAAGTCGCCCCGTTCATACCTCTGCCTTCAGGAAATAAAACCATCTAAGAAAGTTATGAGCTGACTTTTCCTAAAATTATTAAAGACAAGAAGTTGGAAACTGAGTGAGGTCCATGGGAAGGGGAATACCTTTGTCCAGTGCGGCTCCTGAACAGCCAAACAGGAAAATGCAGAGATCATTGGCCTGTGCCCCAGTCTCCCTTGGGTCAGCTGATGGTTGCTGATGTTGCCCACAATCAGACGGGGATCATCGCAGATGTCCTGTTGATACAATAATTGATTATAAGAGTCTGGTTAGAGAGTTTTCTAAGAGTCATGAGCTAAGCTAGTCAGGGCAGACTTCACAGAGGAAGTGGGGTTTGAAAGATGACTAGAATTTTGATAGTTGGAATAAAGGGAAAATTTAGGAGGTTGTGAGGAAAAGGGTTATGTGTGGAAGTGATAGGAGAAATGTAAAGAGGAGTGGGTTTGGACCAGGTTGCGGAGGGGATACAATGAGATAGGTTGAGGTTTGTTTGTGGGGGCCCTTAAACATAGCTATCATTGAGGTTTGGAAGTATTTTTACCACATTGGTGAGCTTTTTAAAGTGGACGACTAGAAATTATCACAGTACATTCTGACCCTATTTTGTCAGGACGATATTTTTCTGAAGTACCTGTGCTTGGAAGGATGATTGAATCTAAGAGACAAGGTCTGATGGAAGTGAACATTAATGCTTTTCCCTACTAGGAAAATGAGTCAGAAAACCTTACACATGAAGCCCTTTTCTAACATAAAGCAAAGGCAACAGTGGTTTCCATGGCAACCAGATTTTTTCACATCTTTGGGTGAGTATAGATGGTAGAGGCATTAATGGCAAATGATAATAGACTTCTCACAGGAGAACTTCAGCAGACACTCTTCTCCCTACAGGGGGTGTTCCCAGGGGGCCTGGGCAGAGAATAGGGCAGAATTGTTTGGGGTAAATGTGTGTACCTTCCCCCACTGtgccatttccaccctgggtagGAAAATGAGAC is drawn from Loxodonta africana isolate mLoxAfr1 chromosome X, mLoxAfr1.hap2, whole genome shotgun sequence and contains these coding sequences:
- the CAPN6 gene encoding calpain-6; translation: MSPPLKLFKNQKYHDLKEACIKDGRLFCDQTFLPENDSLFFNRLLPGKVVWKRPRDICDDPRLIVGNISNHQLTQGRLGHRPMISAFSCLAVQEPHWTKTIPHPKEQEWDPRKPNKYAGIFRFRFWHFGEWTEVVIDDLLPTINGDLVFSFSTSMNEFWNALMEKAYAKLLGCYEALDSLTTTDIIVDFTGTVAETVDMNKGRYTELVEEKYKLFKELKKTFTKGGLICCSIEPPTQEEQEVETDWGLLKGHTYTMTDIRKIRLGERLVEVFSTEKLYMIRLRNPLGRQEWSGPWSEISEEWQQLTAADRKTLGLVMSDDGEFWVSLEDFCRNFHAVYVCRNVNNSIFGRKELQSMLGCWTVNDDPLMNRSGGCYNNRDTFLQNPQYIFTVPEDGHKVIMSLQQKDLRNYRRMGRPDNYIIGFELFKVEMNRRFRLHHLYIQERAGTSTYIDTRTVFLSKYLKKGSYVLVPTMFQHGRTSEFLLRIFSEVPVKLRELTLDMPKMSCWNLARGYPKVVTQITVHSVEGLEKKHANESVNPYLIIKCGKEEVRSPVQKNTVHAIFDTQAIFYRRTTDIPIIIQVWNKRKFCDQFLGQIILDADPSDCRDVKSLYLRKKGGPAAKVKQGHISFKVISSDDLTEL